One window from the genome of Gimesia aquarii encodes:
- a CDS encoding choice-of-anchor Q domain-containing protein, which produces MFRFHWLTSLRNKLRADSTRRIQSQRKHARQLSLRVATAFVSRTAAERLEDRTLLTAFTVVNTNDFGTGSLREAIEQANASAGADTISFDASLAGQTIFVAGEITISDELTINGLGADQLTLSGNGINRHFYINDYDNENLFSVVMNGLTLADGYGFFNGIHNLSDGGAIFNYESLTLQDCIFSNNYAQVDGGAIRNNSGSLTVVNCSFSENTALNQGGAIYSVGGQLSIVNSHFVDNSANFGGGIYNIAAFSELTITNSTYSGNEAEWYGGGIYNESGSILVTNSEFSENSAGIGGGIYNTNFSFSSNPGIVTIRDTTFNKNHSGSSGGGIYNHETVLTLEKSIFTQNTSFGNGGGISNSLGKLSIQTCTFIGNSAEISGGGIESKNGFASYHPYRTDSITISDSIFSENTALKEGGGIFSSHGEISIFDTQLIGNSAMSSGGGIYTISSETITIENSELTGNSAAFQGGGLYGVFTSKVSINNSTVAANQSESFGGGIYVLGEEFTIKNSTLSGNTSETKGGGIYYSRSGSNSAFTILNCTIVRNSSAESGGGIYADFFTYTIINSLIAGNIADSDPQVYGSYIGYSNIIQDSINGLIDPILRDNGGPTKIHALLPDSIAINAGNNAAATDAGLTNDQRGAGFDRIIGDTVDIGAYEVQTPFTQLELRVVNSKTATQSNGESSSLPDNLTWVDEWSSYWLEIWISTPSTTDLGILSAALNLSYNTAITTATSIEYGSAFTLHQTGMINDVTGTIENLSAETSLTDVGDNQHVLFVRIKFESTSDDAIDLDLQSLSMNPQSSEFLIKQPEIRFVGGSLSEEVHGPSPETQIYANPYDLNDDDAINFKDLMLFASAYNTIPSESSSDYSWFADLNQSDRVNFKDLILFASNYGKRKSNQSTIVYPQNFPYAWNNQLLVDTTQGEPQLAPETLSQSTADIALNNVVEHVSPQLNPSQNETLEQIDIHVVDLEGNTLGRAASGTIYIDANAAGYGWFVDATPGDSSEFEIESQLSLIALPDTDAAGRVDLWSVIMHELGHLLGFEHEDTGLMQDTLPPGVRRLPSWELNIDLGNSYLPEEADSFFLTIQDQTELVPF; this is translated from the coding sequence ATGTTTCGATTTCACTGGCTTACCTCTTTACGGAACAAGCTACGCGCGGACTCTACGAGACGCATTCAATCTCAGCGAAAACATGCGCGGCAACTAAGTTTACGAGTAGCAACTGCTTTCGTTTCACGAACTGCTGCAGAAAGATTAGAAGACCGTACCCTACTGACAGCATTCACGGTTGTGAATACCAACGACTTCGGTACCGGCAGTCTCAGAGAAGCAATCGAACAAGCCAATGCTAGCGCGGGTGCAGACACCATTTCTTTCGATGCCAGTCTCGCCGGCCAGACGATTTTTGTTGCTGGTGAAATCACAATTTCTGATGAGTTGACAATTAATGGACTAGGGGCTGATCAGCTTACATTGAGTGGGAATGGGATTAATCGTCATTTTTACATCAATGACTATGATAATGAGAACCTGTTTTCAGTCGTCATGAATGGGCTCACACTGGCTGACGGATATGGGTTCTTTAACGGTATCCATAACCTGAGCGATGGAGGAGCGATCTTCAACTACGAGAGTCTTACTTTGCAGGATTGTATTTTTTCTAATAATTATGCTCAGGTTGATGGCGGTGCAATTCGAAATAACAGCGGTTCTTTAACAGTCGTCAATTGCTCGTTTTCTGAAAATACAGCATTGAATCAAGGAGGTGCGATCTATAGTGTTGGTGGGCAACTTAGTATCGTTAATTCTCATTTTGTTGATAACTCAGCAAATTTTGGTGGTGGAATATACAACATTGCTGCTTTCTCTGAACTGACCATTACAAATTCCACATACTCAGGAAACGAGGCTGAGTGGTATGGCGGCGGTATTTATAATGAGTCGGGCTCAATACTAGTTACGAATTCTGAGTTTTCTGAAAACTCAGCCGGAATAGGTGGAGGAATATATAACACGAATTTTTCATTTAGCAGTAATCCTGGCATAGTTACGATTAGAGATACGACGTTCAATAAGAATCATTCGGGGAGTTCTGGAGGAGGCATTTACAATCATGAAACGGTTTTGACACTGGAAAAGAGTATTTTTACTCAAAACACATCATTCGGCAACGGTGGTGGAATTTCTAATTCTCTTGGAAAACTTAGCATTCAAACTTGTACGTTTATAGGCAACTCAGCAGAAATATCCGGTGGGGGCATCGAAAGTAAAAATGGGTTTGCTTCATATCATCCGTACAGAACAGATAGTATCACAATCAGTGACAGTATCTTTTCAGAAAACACGGCTTTAAAAGAAGGCGGTGGAATATTTAGTTCTCATGGCGAGATTTCAATTTTTGATACACAACTTATTGGCAATTCCGCAATGAGTAGTGGCGGTGGAATCTATACCATATCTTCAGAAACAATCACCATCGAGAACAGCGAGTTGACAGGTAATTCAGCCGCGTTCCAAGGTGGCGGACTTTATGGAGTATTCACATCCAAAGTATCAATTAATAATAGTACCGTTGCTGCTAATCAATCCGAATCTTTTGGTGGCGGAATCTATGTTCTTGGTGAAGAGTTTACCATTAAAAATAGTACACTCTCAGGAAATACATCCGAAACAAAAGGAGGAGGAATTTATTATTCCAGAAGTGGAAGCAATTCTGCCTTTACTATACTCAATTGTACGATTGTTAGGAATTCTTCTGCGGAGAGTGGAGGTGGGATCTATGCTGACTTTTTTACCTACACAATTATTAATAGTCTGATCGCTGGAAATATTGCAGACTCTGATCCGCAAGTTTACGGAAGTTATATTGGCTATTCTAATATTATCCAGGATAGCATTAATGGATTAATTGACCCCATTCTGCGAGATAACGGTGGACCAACAAAAATACATGCATTACTGCCTGATAGTATTGCGATCAATGCCGGTAATAATGCTGCCGCTACAGATGCTGGTTTAACCAACGATCAACGGGGAGCAGGTTTTGATCGTATTATTGGTGACACCGTCGATATCGGTGCTTATGAAGTTCAAACACCTTTCACTCAGCTAGAATTACGAGTCGTCAATTCAAAAACCGCTACACAAAGTAATGGAGAATCGAGTTCGCTTCCTGACAACCTGACCTGGGTTGATGAATGGAGTAGTTACTGGTTAGAAATCTGGATTAGCACGCCTTCTACAACCGATTTAGGTATTCTATCGGCTGCACTCAATTTGAGTTACAACACTGCGATTACCACAGCAACCAGTATCGAATATGGTTCTGCATTCACATTGCATCAAACAGGAATGATCAACGATGTGACAGGAACGATTGAAAACTTGTCAGCGGAGACAAGCCTGACGGATGTGGGTGATAATCAACATGTGCTTTTTGTCCGAATTAAGTTTGAGTCCACTTCTGACGATGCGATCGACCTGGACTTGCAAAGCCTAAGCATGAATCCCCAAAGCTCTGAATTTTTGATCAAACAACCAGAAATTCGTTTTGTCGGAGGCTCTCTCAGCGAAGAGGTTCATGGCCCTTCACCTGAAACACAAATCTACGCGAATCCTTACGATTTAAACGATGACGATGCAATCAATTTTAAAGACCTGATGTTATTCGCCAGTGCCTACAATACGATTCCCAGCGAATCGAGTTCAGACTATTCCTGGTTTGCTGATCTGAATCAAAGTGATCGAGTCAACTTTAAAGATTTGATCTTATTTGCCAGTAATTACGGTAAGCGGAAATCAAATCAATCTACGATTGTATATCCTCAGAATTTTCCTTATGCCTGGAACAATCAACTGCTGGTCGATACCACTCAGGGTGAGCCACAGTTGGCACCAGAGACTCTCTCACAATCAACGGCAGACATCGCACTGAATAATGTGGTCGAACATGTCAGTCCTCAGCTTAACCCCAGCCAGAATGAAACGCTGGAGCAAATCGACATTCATGTCGTTGACCTCGAAGGCAATACTCTGGGCCGCGCTGCTTCCGGTACGATTTATATCGATGCCAACGCCGCGGGATACGGCTGGTTTGTGGACGCGACGCCTGGTGATAGTAGTGAGTTCGAAATTGAGAGCCAATTATCGCTCATCGCCCTGCCCGACACTGATGCCGCGGGACGCGTTGATCTCTGGTCGGTCATCATGCATGAACTCGGCCATCTATTAGGTTTCGAACATGAAGACACAGGGCTGATGCAAGACACCCTGCCTCCCGGAGTGCGCAGGCTTCCCTCCTGGGAATTGAACATCGATCTGGGAAACAGCTACCTGCCCGAAGAAGCAGACTCCTTCTTTCTGACTATCCAGGATCAAACTGAGTTAGTGCCCTTTTAA
- a CDS encoding ComEC/Rec2 family competence protein, with the protein MPDDQKKTITDVKVRMYKMGTGDCLSLKFLHDTEITFTMLFDCGCISGSKDGLTPFVKELIRDLDGHVDALVITHEHLDHVLGFQRCEQLFVEGLSVGELWMGWSENDAKPKVKKWKTKYGQKKMALARAAKQLNEDVNSFEFKNQLEGSLASNGLLSFHKNFANSVQEFADLHVNEDEKEYKGPLKGMQIAKEQLGREHDIEYLSPGEILYDIEGLDGIRIFVLGPPATHEEVAKESGEIGESYRHNNQLDPEDYALDALRFQLQDSDYFTDTMNFNDDVSSDTTLTPFPSSTFASKSTLRRSPYENANEAWRRIDFEWLQSSANLALRMNSLTNNLSLVLAIEFKESGKVMLFPGDAEFGSWESWHEIDWNETLPDSDLSTEDLLNRVIFYKVAHHLSHNGTAQSIGLEMMNHPDLVAMATLNYDVISSGWKSTMPNRAILKALLERTNGRTIVQNTDNLFFDLENEIPLTDKIKEYQRRMSTDERNKYTNSIIDDDKFVEISINI; encoded by the coding sequence ATGCCTGATGATCAGAAAAAAACCATCACAGATGTCAAAGTTCGCATGTACAAAATGGGAACAGGGGACTGTCTCTCTTTGAAATTTCTTCATGACACTGAAATCACTTTCACAATGTTGTTCGATTGCGGCTGCATAAGTGGATCGAAGGATGGACTAACGCCATTTGTCAAGGAACTCATTCGTGATCTTGATGGTCACGTAGATGCATTGGTGATTACGCACGAGCACCTGGATCATGTACTTGGGTTCCAACGATGTGAACAACTTTTTGTCGAAGGGCTTTCTGTCGGTGAACTATGGATGGGATGGTCTGAGAACGACGCGAAACCAAAGGTCAAGAAATGGAAAACGAAATATGGCCAGAAGAAAATGGCTCTTGCCCGTGCTGCCAAACAATTAAACGAGGATGTGAATTCATTTGAGTTCAAAAATCAGCTGGAAGGTTCGCTGGCATCGAACGGACTGTTGTCGTTTCACAAAAACTTTGCCAACTCTGTGCAGGAATTTGCCGATCTTCATGTGAATGAAGATGAGAAGGAGTACAAGGGACCTCTGAAAGGAATGCAAATTGCGAAAGAGCAGTTAGGTCGAGAACATGATATTGAATATCTTTCTCCCGGTGAGATTCTATACGATATCGAAGGTCTTGATGGTATTCGAATTTTTGTTCTTGGGCCACCGGCAACTCACGAAGAAGTTGCTAAGGAAAGTGGTGAAATTGGCGAATCCTATAGACATAACAATCAGCTAGACCCTGAAGACTATGCTCTCGATGCACTGCGATTCCAGCTTCAAGACAGTGACTATTTTACGGATACTATGAATTTTAATGACGATGTTTCAAGCGATACAACGCTTACTCCCTTTCCGTCATCAACTTTCGCTTCAAAATCAACCTTAAGAAGATCTCCCTATGAGAACGCAAATGAGGCTTGGAGACGAATCGACTTCGAATGGCTACAAAGCTCAGCGAATTTGGCTTTGCGAATGAATAGTCTGACAAACAACTTGAGTCTTGTTCTCGCCATTGAGTTTAAGGAGAGCGGAAAAGTGATGCTCTTTCCCGGTGATGCAGAGTTTGGAAGTTGGGAAAGCTGGCATGAGATTGACTGGAATGAAACATTACCGGACTCCGATCTCTCGACAGAAGATCTCTTGAATCGAGTGATATTTTACAAAGTTGCACATCACCTTAGTCACAATGGCACGGCACAGAGCATTGGACTTGAAATGATGAACCATCCCGATCTGGTGGCAATGGCTACGCTCAATTACGATGTGATTAGTTCTGGATGGAAATCCACAATGCCTAACCGAGCAATTTTGAAGGCTTTGCTCGAACGAACAAACGGGAGGACGATCGTTCAAAACACAGACAATCTCTTTTTTGACTTGGAAAACGAAATTCCACTCACAGACAAAATCAAAGAGTACCAAAGGCGAATGTCAACAGATGAACGCAATAAATATACTAATTCTATTATTGATGATGATAAGTTTGTCGAGATTTCAATCAATATTTGA
- a CDS encoding gluzincin family metallopeptidase, with the protein MYPRTRNLQGYAFDPSLSLQIDTVDINTIVYHIPWEELKPGPIGEYIEVVDYDPTIKQMYKPVDLSGEYELVNKGLDPSESNPQFHQQMVYAVAMVTIKNFEKALGRKLFWSTRLKEGQGAYEDYVPRLRIYPHAIREANAYYSPLKKAVLFGYFSATPNDVALQMPGSLVFTCLSHDIIAHEVTHAILDGLHREYNQPTNPDVLAFHEAFADIIALFQHFTFPEVLKHQISRTSGNLDDQNLLGQLAQQIGVSIGRYGSLRNALGGYDESGQWVPQKSDPAEYQNVTEPHHRGSILVAAVFEAFLTIYKRRIQDLLRIATAGSGVMPEGELSPDLVNRLANEASKSAQHILNMCIRAIDYCPPVDITFGDFLRAIITADFDLADDDKYHYRLAFIDSFRRRGIYPSNLKNLSEESLRFPSPIDLSADTQRSIGILVEFLKDYRKELLYETERKKIFNITKTYVAGNSRVMGLHKRLKQKFRITYEFEKLTGLVFNWEKFDFGDSVVDERPSFQIQNLRLVSRVGPDGKFVNQIVFSLIQRMGVVIRSGKFVRYYDPRHEGKPIGGIEVQGGSTLIFDLDSEDVRLKYAISKPLFEPKRSDGRKTRLPSKRILSQYQFQSEVLPATISEFASYFGVGHDNSFGHMFSILHNH; encoded by the coding sequence ATGTACCCAAGAACTAGAAACCTGCAGGGATATGCGTTCGATCCTTCACTTTCGCTGCAGATTGACACAGTTGATATTAATACAATTGTCTATCACATTCCCTGGGAAGAACTCAAACCAGGACCAATAGGTGAGTATATCGAAGTCGTTGACTACGATCCAACAATCAAGCAAATGTATAAACCTGTTGATTTGAGTGGCGAATATGAACTGGTAAATAAAGGATTAGACCCGAGCGAAAGCAATCCACAGTTTCACCAACAGATGGTTTATGCCGTTGCAATGGTAACCATCAAGAATTTTGAAAAAGCTCTCGGACGAAAGCTATTTTGGTCTACGCGTTTGAAAGAAGGTCAGGGTGCATATGAAGACTATGTTCCAAGGCTGCGTATTTACCCGCATGCAATTCGAGAGGCAAATGCCTACTACAGCCCGCTTAAGAAAGCTGTACTATTCGGATATTTTTCAGCTACACCCAACGACGTCGCATTGCAAATGCCCGGTTCTTTAGTGTTTACGTGTTTGAGCCATGACATCATAGCTCATGAAGTCACTCATGCAATATTGGATGGCCTACATCGTGAATACAACCAACCAACAAATCCAGATGTCCTTGCCTTTCATGAGGCTTTTGCAGACATCATTGCTTTGTTTCAACATTTTACGTTTCCTGAAGTTCTTAAACATCAAATTAGTAGGACAAGCGGCAATTTGGATGACCAGAATTTGTTGGGACAACTTGCCCAGCAAATTGGAGTATCAATCGGGCGTTATGGAAGCTTGCGAAATGCACTCGGTGGATATGATGAATCCGGTCAGTGGGTGCCACAGAAATCCGACCCGGCCGAATATCAGAATGTAACGGAGCCACATCATCGAGGAAGCATTCTTGTCGCGGCAGTATTTGAAGCATTTCTCACGATCTACAAACGACGTATTCAGGATCTGTTAAGAATTGCAACTGCTGGATCTGGAGTTATGCCAGAAGGCGAACTCTCACCAGATTTGGTGAATCGCCTGGCAAATGAAGCATCCAAGTCTGCCCAGCACATTTTGAATATGTGTATCCGTGCTATCGACTATTGCCCACCAGTTGACATTACTTTTGGTGATTTTCTGAGGGCAATCATTACAGCGGATTTTGACTTAGCCGATGACGACAAATACCACTATCGACTTGCATTCATTGATTCGTTTAGACGGCGTGGAATCTATCCCAGTAATCTAAAGAACTTAAGTGAAGAGAGTCTGCGTTTTCCTTCCCCAATAGATCTTTCAGCTGATACTCAGCGGAGCATCGGAATCCTTGTTGAATTTTTGAAGGACTATCGAAAAGAGCTCTTATATGAAACCGAACGTAAAAAGATCTTTAACATTACAAAAACATATGTAGCAGGTAATTCGCGCGTTATGGGATTACATAAGCGTTTGAAGCAAAAATTCAGAATCACATACGAGTTCGAAAAGTTGACAGGGCTTGTTTTTAACTGGGAAAAATTTGATTTTGGCGATTCAGTGGTAGATGAGCGTCCGTCGTTTCAGATTCAAAACTTGAGGCTCGTATCGCGAGTTGGGCCAGATGGCAAGTTTGTCAATCAAATCGTGTTTAGTTTGATACAAAGAATGGGCGTTGTCATTCGTTCTGGGAAATTTGTTCGCTATTACGACCCGAGACATGAAGGAAAACCGATTGGAGGAATCGAAGTTCAAGGAGGTTCCACTCTGATATTTGACCTTGATTCTGAGGATGTTCGGCTCAAGTATGCCATCTCTAAACCATTGTTTGAACCAAAACGCTCAGACGGTAGAAAAACCCGACTACCGAGTAAAAGGATTCTAAGCCAATATCAATTCCAATCTGAAGTGCTGCCAGCAACAATTTCCGAATTTGCGAGTTACTTTGGTGTTGGACACGACAATAGTTTTGGTCACATGTTTTCGATACTGCATAACCACTAA
- a CDS encoding cis-3-hydroxy-L-proline dehydratase, whose product MKISRIKVYQVDLPLLEGKYSWSEGKSVDVFDSTVVEVETDLGITGYGEVCPLGPVYLPAYARGVRAGLEELAPALLGEDPRQLLVINHKMDRVLKGHPYVKSAVDIACWDLLGQLTGMPVCDLLGGRYGEEITLYRAISQRPAEEMAENIAQYRAEGYRRFQLKVGGHPDDDIARIRAAREVLEPEDKLVADANTGWLMHEAMRVVNAVKDIDVYIEQPCLTYNECLSIRRNTTLPFVLDEVIDSSAAILQGASDGAMDVVNIKISKFGGLTRAKQARDLCVSLGIAMTLEDSWGGDIVTAAIAHLAQGTPPEFQFTSTDFNSYVTTSIAEGAPQRVGGRMSASTSPGLGIRPRMDVLGDPVWTSD is encoded by the coding sequence GTGAAAATTTCGCGAATCAAGGTTTACCAGGTGGACTTGCCTTTGTTGGAAGGGAAATACAGTTGGTCTGAGGGGAAAAGTGTTGATGTATTTGACTCGACTGTTGTCGAAGTTGAGACAGATCTTGGAATTACCGGCTACGGCGAAGTCTGCCCTCTGGGTCCGGTCTATCTTCCCGCTTATGCACGAGGTGTCCGGGCGGGGCTGGAAGAGTTGGCACCCGCACTTCTCGGCGAAGATCCCCGGCAGTTACTCGTCATTAATCATAAGATGGATCGCGTGCTGAAAGGTCACCCTTACGTGAAGTCTGCCGTGGATATTGCATGCTGGGATCTTCTGGGACAGTTAACAGGAATGCCAGTTTGCGATCTGCTCGGTGGTCGATATGGCGAAGAAATCACTCTGTACCGGGCAATTTCGCAACGTCCTGCAGAAGAAATGGCTGAGAACATCGCACAGTATCGAGCCGAGGGCTACCGACGTTTTCAGTTGAAGGTAGGAGGCCATCCCGATGACGATATCGCCCGTATTCGTGCGGCTCGGGAAGTACTGGAACCGGAAGACAAACTCGTGGCTGATGCCAACACGGGCTGGTTAATGCATGAAGCGATGCGCGTGGTGAATGCGGTGAAAGATATCGACGTCTATATCGAGCAACCCTGTCTGACCTACAACGAGTGCCTCAGCATTCGCCGCAATACCACGTTGCCGTTTGTGCTCGATGAGGTGATTGACTCCTCAGCAGCCATTCTTCAAGGCGCATCCGATGGTGCCATGGATGTTGTTAATATTAAGATCAGTAAATTTGGTGGGCTTACACGCGCCAAGCAGGCGCGCGACTTGTGTGTCTCACTGGGGATTGCAATGACGCTGGAAGACAGTTGGGGCGGCGACATCGTCACCGCCGCCATCGCGCACCTCGCTCAAGGCACACCTCCCGAATTTCAGTTCACGTCTACTGACTTTAACAGTTATGTGACAACATCCATCGCCGAAGGGGCTCCCCAACGAGTCGGCGGACGCATGTCTGCCTCGACAAGTCCGGGTCTAGGGATTCGACCACGGATGGACGTGCTGGGTGATCCGGTGTGGACCAGCGATTGA
- a CDS encoding GNAT family N-acetyltransferase, whose protein sequence is MIHGKEVSLRPATKHDRRNIYIWLTTSDLTPSMMGPPAYPDVSIPTWDEFCGDYMSHFFDGSQPDRGRSFIIEVDGQSIGHISYDGLDSKRSFAELDIWMRSQVCCGHGYGTDALVALMGHLCDDFEIRKCIVRPSLRNRRAVRAYRKAGFRSSELSVEEQSRIYGRGEYSDTITLECNIVS, encoded by the coding sequence ATGATCCACGGCAAAGAAGTCTCGCTTCGCCCCGCTACCAAACATGATCGCCGTAACATCTATATTTGGCTTACCACATCTGATTTAACGCCATCTATGATGGGACCACCCGCATACCCCGATGTGTCAATCCCGACCTGGGATGAATTCTGCGGTGATTACATGTCACATTTCTTTGACGGATCACAACCAGATCGAGGTCGCTCGTTCATCATTGAAGTAGATGGCCAATCGATTGGGCACATTAGCTATGACGGACTTGATTCTAAACGATCTTTCGCCGAATTGGACATTTGGATGCGGTCCCAAGTGTGCTGTGGTCATGGATACGGAACCGATGCCTTAGTGGCGTTGATGGGCCACCTTTGTGATGACTTCGAGATTCGCAAATGCATTGTGCGGCCTTCGCTCCGCAATCGACGAGCCGTGCGTGCCTACAGGAAGGCCGGATTTCGGTCTTCGGAACTGTCTGTTGAAGAACAGAGTCGAATTTATGGACGTGGGGAGTATTCAGATACGATTACTCTCGAATGCAATATCGTGTCATGA
- a CDS encoding methyltransferase family protein, with product MVDLETRSNSLAPVSPALIGLAIAGTAVFFAMLLFIPAGRLDWILGWLYIGLLILNVLITWVCLQIWNPELIAARMRFSKGTKTWDKIWALLFAPVIIAIYIVAGFEKRDGVSSLTETVWPLGLVIFVPGSTLLIWSMVVNPFFEKTVRIQTDRGHRVIDTGPYAYLRHPGYVGLMCWILSAPFLLASAWAFVPALLSVIGVMIRTALEDRTLRAELPGYTDYTKRVRFRLIPGIW from the coding sequence ATGGTTGATCTGGAGACGCGCTCCAACTCCCTGGCACCTGTGTCGCCAGCCCTCATCGGGCTGGCTATCGCAGGGACGGCAGTCTTCTTCGCAATGCTGCTCTTTATTCCCGCGGGCCGACTGGACTGGATACTCGGCTGGCTCTACATAGGTCTCCTCATCCTCAATGTTTTAATCACGTGGGTCTGCCTGCAAATCTGGAATCCTGAGTTAATCGCAGCACGAATGCGTTTCAGTAAAGGAACGAAAACCTGGGACAAAATCTGGGCTCTGTTGTTTGCGCCCGTGATCATCGCAATTTACATTGTTGCCGGATTTGAAAAACGAGATGGCGTTTCAAGTCTGACGGAGACAGTATGGCCATTGGGCCTGGTGATCTTCGTTCCCGGGTCGACTCTACTCATCTGGTCGATGGTCGTGAACCCGTTTTTCGAGAAGACGGTGCGCATTCAGACAGACCGTGGTCATCGCGTGATCGACACAGGACCCTATGCTTATCTACGTCACCCGGGATATGTTGGTTTAATGTGTTGGATACTCTCGGCACCATTTCTGCTTGCGTCAGCGTGGGCTTTCGTCCCAGCACTGCTCTCTGTGATTGGGGTCATGATCCGCACGGCTCTTGAAGATCGCACACTCAGAGCAGAACTACCGGGCTATACTGATTACACGAAACGGGTGCGTTTTCGCCTGATCCCGGGTATCTGGTAA
- a CDS encoding ketopantoate reductase family protein, producing MRILVYGAGNIGSLYAALLKEAGEDVSLLARGKRLDDIRERGILLEEFSSGKQTTTKVKTVACLDPGDAYDLVLVILPKNHVEEVLPILAQNRQTPSMMFFGNNAAGAGEMVEALGHARVLLGFPGAASVMHNDSIRYHILSQQEQPTTIGELEGSQSPRIKAIANTFRSAGFPVSICANMDAWLKTHAAEISPTANALYMVALNIHRLTRNHDALLLMLRAIREGYKVLSKIGVPITPKKHRLFQWLPEPLLLLLMRSMLENKTASIKLGHAVEARDEMKTLADEFRKLIRKAGIDTPSIDTLYRYLNEESEPVPDSDGLVK from the coding sequence ATGAGAATCCTGGTTTACGGTGCCGGTAACATAGGAAGTCTTTATGCGGCCTTACTGAAAGAAGCGGGAGAGGACGTTTCCCTCCTGGCGAGAGGTAAGCGTCTGGATGACATCCGTGAACGGGGGATTCTTCTCGAAGAATTCAGCAGTGGGAAACAGACCACAACCAAAGTTAAAACGGTCGCATGTCTGGACCCTGGAGATGCATACGATCTTGTGCTGGTCATTTTGCCCAAGAATCATGTTGAGGAGGTTTTGCCGATTCTGGCCCAAAACCGTCAAACACCCAGCATGATGTTTTTCGGCAACAATGCCGCTGGTGCTGGGGAAATGGTCGAGGCTCTTGGTCATGCACGAGTGCTTTTAGGCTTTCCAGGAGCCGCCTCAGTAATGCACAACGATAGCATCCGATACCACATTCTCTCACAGCAAGAGCAGCCGACGACGATCGGCGAGCTCGAGGGCAGCCAGTCACCGCGCATTAAAGCGATCGCCAACACATTTCGCTCAGCCGGATTTCCCGTGTCAATTTGTGCAAATATGGATGCATGGCTCAAGACCCATGCCGCTGAGATCAGTCCCACGGCCAACGCTCTGTATATGGTCGCCTTAAACATACACAGGCTGACTCGCAACCACGATGCCCTCCTGCTTATGTTGCGAGCAATTCGTGAGGGTTACAAAGTCCTCTCAAAGATCGGAGTCCCGATCACGCCAAAAAAGCACCGTTTATTCCAATGGCTTCCTGAACCGCTACTCCTCCTATTGATGAGAAGCATGCTCGAAAACAAGACAGCGAGCATCAAACTCGGTCACGCAGTTGAGGCACGGGACGAAATGAAGACCCTCGCCGATGAGTTCCGAAAATTAATACGGAAAGCGGGTATTGACACACCATCGATCGACACATTGTACCGATATCTCAACGAAGAGTCAGAACCCGTTCCCGATTCGGACGGCCTGGTCAAGTAA
- a CDS encoding BlaI/MecI/CopY family transcriptional regulator — protein MAKSNSKQPALSPLENAVMQIVWDGQPMTGEDVRERMDGTHGLKASTIRTLLRRLEVKGYVTHDVEGRTYIYRAALEQTNVATSAVRSIVDKFCSGSVENLLVGLVDDKQISSERLQELANQIAATEEKKAKQKKPKRTKRN, from the coding sequence ATGGCAAAGTCAAACAGCAAACAACCAGCACTCAGTCCACTTGAGAATGCAGTAATGCAGATCGTCTGGGACGGTCAGCCAATGACAGGTGAAGATGTCCGTGAGCGAATGGATGGGACGCATGGCCTGAAGGCGTCGACTATTCGCACATTGCTGAGGCGACTTGAAGTAAAGGGGTATGTCACGCACGACGTAGAGGGGCGGACTTACATTTACCGAGCGGCTTTGGAGCAAACCAATGTTGCGACTTCGGCTGTCCGATCTATCGTGGACAAATTCTGTTCAGGGTCTGTTGAGAATCTGCTGGTGGGGCTTGTCGACGACAAACAAATCTCTTCCGAACGTTTGCAGGAACTGGCTAATCAGATTGCAGCAACTGAAGAAAAAAAGGCAAAGCAGAAAAAACCGAAACGCACGAAGCGTAATTAG